The Niabella beijingensis genomic interval GTGGCCGCCATCAGTTTTCTGTTTTACCTGATCTATTATGGACTGAAGGAGCTGCTGTTTAGTCCCTTGCTGAAAAAGAAATTAAAGGAAAGCAATGGATCCCGCATTCTTTTTATCGGTCTGAGCATCCTGGCCTGGCTCATCATACTCATTATGCTGGCTTCCAATAATGCAGCTCCTTTTGCTGTTATCCTGTGGTCTGTTGTTTTGCCCTATGCGCTGCTGGTGCTGTACATCCATATTTATGTGCTCATTCCCGGTCTGCCGGTAAAGAGCGCCCGGAGCGGGTACTACCTGTCGCGGATCATTCCCATTATCATACTGATCAATTTTATTGCTACGGTTTTCTGTAAGGCAGCAACGAACGGAGGCTCCCCTTTTCTGGGTATCTATGTATTGCTGCTGTTGTGGACCGGCGCGGTGGTGGTGCCCCTGGCCTGGTGGATCTATAAAAATCAAAAGGAAAAACTGGGGCTGAAGAGCGCACTTGGTTCCTCCCAGGCCAACCTGAGCTTTCTCCGTTCGCAGATCAATCCGCATTTCCTGTTTAATGCACTGAACACACTTTATGGAACGGCCTTACAGGAAAATGCCGACCGTACCGGGGAGGGGATCCAGAAACTGGGGGATATGATGCGTTTTATGCTGCATGAAAATGTACAGGACAAGATCCTGCTGCTGCGGGAAGTGGAATACCTGAATAATTATATCGACCTGCAAAAACTGCGCATCGTCAACTCTTCCGATATCATCATCCAGGTAAAGATCGATGAACCCGCATCCGGGCTTCAGATCGCTCCCATGCTGCTGATCCCTTTTATAGAAAATGCATTCAAGCACGGGATCAGTCTGAAAGAACATTCCTATATTACCATAACACTTCATACGCAGAACAATGTGCTGTATTTTGATGTGCAGAACAGCATCCACCTGAAACCGGATGGTGATCCCGAAAAACTGAAAAGCGGCATTGGTCTTATGAACGTGAAGGAACGGCTGCAGCTGGAATACCCCGACCGGCATGAGCTGGTGATCCGTCAGACTGCCAGGGATTTTTTTGTACACCTGACAATCAATTTATGATGCTGAGAATAATTAAAATGGTAATACTGTTGCTGATCCTTGTGCCGGTACAGGCGCAGTTCCAGCTCAGCGGCCGGATCGAAGGGCTGAAAGACAGCGTGATACGGATACAGGTGCCGTTTGTATACGACTTTTTCGCGCAAAGCGGGTTGGAGGTGCCGGTGGGAAAAGACGGCCGGTTTAATTTCCGCTTTCCGCTGGATAAGGAAAAGCTGGTACGGGTAATGTATGATAAAGCATCGGTCCTGGTCCTTGCCCGCCCAGGCCAATCGCTGGTTGTGGGCAGGGCCAACACCGGAGCGGGCCTAAAGCCGACCGGAGGCTCTTTGTTTAAAGAAAATAAAGTGCTGTTTGAGGCGGATCCGCTGGAATACCCAGTGTTTTTAGAAATAGACCCCATCCGGGATTCCCTGGCAAAGTTTGAACCAGACATCATTTATGCCCGCTACATTCAGCCCTGGATAAAGCACGCACAGGAAAAGGCAACGGCCATTGAAAAAACCACGATCTCCGGCAGACTAAAGAAATTATTTATACAGGAGGTCCGTTCTGCTGCCTATTGCAAAGCCAGCGAATTTGCAATGCAGGGCTTTATGAAAAGGGACCAGTTGGCTGCTTTTTATAAAAGGCTGTATGGGTCGGTTTCTCCAAAATCAACCGTCAGCAATCCCGGCCCTATGTACTACTGGTTTGTTGATTATTACAATGGGTATCTTGAGTCAGATGCCATGAATGATCTGAAGGCTTCCGGCAATAAAAAGACAGAACCTCTGAAGTATTATACTGTTAGCCTGGATAGCGGAACGGCCCTTATAAAGCAAAAGGGGAAGCCCTATATCAATTGGCTGGCCGTAAAAAATACGAACAGCCCTGATATTGCCGAGGCATACCTGGCACAGCAGGTATTTACAAAATACGCCGAGAAGGATCTGAAATATGCAAGCGTGCTTCTTAAAGAACTGAAAAATACGTATCCGGACAGCAGGTATCACCCTCCATTAAAAAAGAATGTAGGCGAACTGGAAGTATTACTCGCCCGGAATGAACACAATAAGTCGATACGGATCGTTGATCATTATGAAACCATTACTTCTGTTTTCCCGGTTATTGATTCGTTAAAAGGAAAGGTCGTTTACCTGGATATATGGGGAACCTGGTGCGGACCCTGCAAACAGGAATTGAAATTTACACCGCAATTGAAGCAGTACTTTAAAGGCAAAGAAGTGGCCTTCGTATATTTGGATATGGATGACGACGAAAAGGATGCCGCCTGGAAAGAATTTATCAAGGTGAATGAACTCACCGGCATTCATTTGAGAAAGACCCGGGAGCAAATGGCACCTTTCTGGAAAGAGTTGCTTGAGAACGCAGCGGACAAGAGCGAATACTATCCGCAGTATTTTATTTTTGATAAAAAAGGAAAGCTGGTAGTGACAAAGGCTGAACGGCCGAGCAGGAAGGAAGTGCTGTATAGACAAATCGAATCTTTTTTGAATCAATAATACAATATACTCCTGGACTTAAAAGAAATTTCCCTGTGAATGCAATAGCCATAGACGACGAACCCATAGCGCTGGAAGTGATCAAAACCCTTTCGGCCAAAGTGCCCTTTATCAAACTGGAGGGTGTATTTACCAATGCATTTGAAGCGATCGATTATCTGCAAAAAAATAAAATTGACCTGATCTTCCTGGATATTAAAATGCCGGATATCAGTGGTATTGAACTGTCCAGAAGCCTGGCAAACCCGCCGATGATCATCTTTACCACCGCTTATACAGAGCATGCGGTAGAAGGATTTGAATTGAATGCCGTCGACTACCTGCTGAAACCCTTTTCCCTCGTCCGGTTTATAAAGGCCTGTACCAAGGCGCAGGAACTTTTCTCGCTTAAGAACAGTAAAACACAGGAGGTGGATGCCGTCTTCCTAAAAGACGGTTACGAACAGGTGCGGGTAATGCTGGATGAGATCCTTTATATAGAAGCCGCAGGCAACTACCTGAACGTGGTTTTGAAAAATAAAAAGATCATGACCCGCATTACCATCAATGATATGATGCAACTGCTGCCGGCCGAACGATTTACGCGGATTCACCGTAGTTATATCGTGGCCCGGGATAAGGTGACCCGCTTTAATAAACAATCCGTATTTATCGACCTGCTGGAGTTTCCCATTGGCAACAGCTATCAGTTTGCTTAAAACCATTTTTATGAGATATCCCGCTTTAACGATCCTCGTTCTTTTTTTATACATCCTCCGGTTGCCGGCCCAGGAGTTCGACAGGGGAAAGCTGGATGCTTATTTTGACACGCTGGGCGCAAACCACCTGTTTATGGGAAGTGTAATGCTTGCCCGGAACGGAACGCCTGTTTATAAACGATCCGTCGGATACCGGAATGTAAAAACCGGTGCGAAGAATAACGACAGCACCCTGTATCACATCGGATCGATCAGCAAAACATTTACCGCTGCCCTGGTATTAAAAGCTGCCGAGGCCGGGTTAGTGGACACCGGTGCAACCATAGCGAAATTTTTTCCGGAAATAAAGAACAGCGACCGGATAACTATTGCACAGCTGCTGCGCCACCGGAGCGGTATTGCTAATTTTACAAGCAGCCCATCATACCGGTTATGGAGCACCAAACCCTGCACCGGCAAGCAATTGCTCGACACCATTATTGCAGGCGGGAGCGATTTTGAACCAGGCAGTAAAATGGCATACAGCAACTCTAATTACGTGCTGCTGACATTTATTCTTGAGAACATATATCATCAGTCTTACGCAGGGATCCTGGAAAAACAGATCATCAGCCCGTTGAAACTGGAACGTACCGTTTTTGGTGGCAAGATCGATGATGCCCGTAATGATGCGCATTCTTATTCCTATAAAGAGGGCTGGCAGCCGGAGCCCGAAACCGATCTGTCGATCCCGCTGGGCGCCGGTGCCATCAAAAGCACACCTGCTGACCTGAGCAGGCTGGTGCATGCTTTGTTTGGAGGCAATCTGGTTTCACCGGCAACGCTTTCCCGGATGCAGACCGCGCAGGACGGGGCCGGCATAGGAATGTTTCCCATGACCCTGGCAGAGAAAAAAGGCTGGGGGCATACCGGCGGCATCGATGGCTTCCGGTCGGTTTATGTTTATTTTCCGGAAGATGCTGTTTGCCTGGCAGTTTTTGCCAATGGAGATAACTATAATCTGAATACGGTTGCGGCTGCTGCGGTAAAAGCTTTTTACAATCTTCCGTTTGAAATTCCTGAGTTCTCTGTATTTCCGGTAACAGAAGCGGAGCTGAAACCCTATACCGGTAATTATACTTCAGCGGAAGTGCCATTAAAGATCACGATCAGCACAGCGGGGAATGTATTGCAGGCACACCCGACAAATCAGCCGGTATATACGATGCGGACTATCGCAAAAAATAAATTCCGTCATGATCCAACCAATGTGGAGCTTGAGTTCAATACAACAGACGGCACCATGATACTGCTGCAGAACGGGCACAAGGTGACGTTTAAGAAAGAAATCCAGCTTTAATTATTTTACGTACAGCTGATCGCTTTTTTCTTAAGTTTGCTCCTGCTAAAGCAACTGTTTATGAAAAAACTAAATGTAGCGTATGTGTTAAAAAAGGCCAGCCGGATGATTTTTGGGATCTGTATGGCATTTTTTGTCGTTTGTATGGTTCTGATTCTTCTTGCCGATAATTATCAATGGCCCGCATCTGTCGCCATCGTGTTATTATTGCCTCTTTTTGCCACGCTTGTTATAGGGTCCTATGTTGTTAACAAATGGCGGATCTGGGCCTATGAAAATGTAGATGACCTGGAGGAGCTGATCCGGCGGGCGTCATCAAAAGTGGTGATCGGGAAAAAAGAACTACCGGGAAAATGGGCAGTGATTTCTGCCGGTGACCGGCAAAGGCTTAATGACCTGCTGGCATATCGCAGGAATACCGGTCAACTGCTGATACCGCAGGAAGATGATCCGTTGTTTCCTGATGAGCTGATTGTGAAAGGGGCAAAACGCCATTACCTGACAATGTTCCTCCTGTTTGCTGCAAGTATTCCTGTAATGCTGCAAATGCGTTACGAAAAAACAGGTACTATAGAGATTGATTCAGGCCTGGTGATCGTCGTATTGCTACTGTCAGGCATAAGTTTATGCAGTCTGTATAAATTCTTTTTCCCAACGATCCGCTTTACCTTATCCCCCCAGGGGTTCTGGAATAAAGAAAGGGGATTTATTCCCTGGGACACGGTGGATCAGGTTTATATGGATGACAGCGACCCTGTTGAAGCCGGCTTATCCCGGAAGGGGGCAGAGGAATTCCTGGTTATTTGTTTAACTGCAATTAGTGCCGGGGCTCCCGGTGAGGAAATAAAGACATCCTTAAAGAACAGCAGTGTCAAAAGCCCTGATCTCGAAAATGCACTAAAAATCTATTTGCTACGTTTTAACAAAACAACCCGCACGAAACTATTGTTTGGTAAAAAATCTGCCAGAAAGTCGATGACTGCGAATGAACAGGCACCAGATGCCGTGTATTCAAAATATTAGTCCTGCGAATGGTAATATAAGGTACTGCTGTTCTCTTCCCGAAAGATCTTTTTCGCCGTTTCCCGGATATCGTTTGTGGTTACCGCCCCATACCGGTCCAGCTCGGTATTCATCATACCGGCGTCACCCAGCAGTTCGTAGAAGGCCAGGCTGTTGGCGCGGTTCAGGAGGCTCATGTCCTCAAAGGCCATGATGCTTTCTGTTTTATTCTTTACTTTCTGCAATTCTGATTCCGGAACGGGGGTCTCTTTTAAAAGCCGGAGCACTTCTTCTACAGCGGCTTCTGCCCTTTTCATATCGACACCCTTCACCAGCTTCCCTTCGATGCAGATAATGCCCGGGTCGATGCTGCCCATATGATAACACTGGATGTTTACAAAAAGCTGCAGTTCTTTTACCAGTTTTTCAAACAGCCGGGAGGATTCGCCTCCGCCAAGGATATCGGTTAAAAGGTCTGCCACATAATATTCAGCACTCAGACGGTTGCCCATGTGCCAGCATTTGTAAAATGCATCTAACGGAACAGCGGCCGTAATTGTTTCTTTTCGTGCTTCGGTTTGCAGCTGTTCTGCCGGAAGCTGTCTGCCTACGGGTTCCCCCGCCGGGATATCACCAAACCATTTTTCAGTCAGGGCCTTTACTTCTTCAGTAGTAATGTTGCCGGCGATCACCATTACAGCCTTATTGGGTCGGTAGTGTTTGAAAAAGAAATCCTTCACGTCCTGAAGCCGGGCATTTTCGATATGTGAAAGCTCTTTGCCGATGGTCATCCAGCGGTAGGGATGATTCTTATAAGCCAGCTCACGTAATTTGAACCAGGCATCCCCGTAGGGTTTTTCCAGATAATGTTCCTTGAACTCTTCGCATACCACTTTCCGCTGTACCTCAAGACTTTTTTCACTGAATGCCAGGGAAAGCATACGGTCGCTCTCCAGCCAGAATGCCGTTTCTATATTTTCCTTCGGGATCTGGATATAATAGTTGGTAAGATCATTACTGGTATAGGCATTGTTTTCGCCGCCCGCCAGCTGTAATGGCTCGTCGTATTCGGGAATGTTCACCGACCCGCCAAACATCAGGTGTTCAAACAGGTGTGCAAAGCCCGTTTGCTCCGGCACTTCATCCCTGGCGCCCACATCATACAAAATGTTCATTACCACAGTGGGTGTTGCAGTATCCTGGTGTACGATCACCCGTAACCCGTTCTCTAAAGTAAATCTGTCAAACCGTATCATTCAGCGAAAGTAAGATGAATTCTGTTTCCGGTAGCAGCCGGCAAATAAAAAGCCGCCTCCTTTTGAGAGACGGCTGTATTCAGGGTTTACATATAATTATTTTTTGAGGAGCCGTACGGAGGTCCTCCGGTCGGCTGCGCGTGCTTCATCCGAAGCATTCTCATCCACCTGGGCCAGTTTTTCACCATAGCCTTCTGCTTCCGGTACCTGGGCGCCTACGCCGGCGGCCTTCAATGCAGCCTGTACGGCTTTTGCCCTGCCGTCGGAAAGTTTCAGGTTGGCGGCATCATCACCTTTTTTATCGGTGTAGCCACCCACCTTCATCTTCACATCAGGGAAGGCTTTCAGGATAGCTGCTATATTATCCAACTGGCGTTTGGAAGAATCGGTCAGTTTTGTGGTGCCAAAATCAAAGTTCAGGTCATCAAAATTGAACCATTTTTCTTTTAACGTACTGTCGGTGGCGTTTTTGTAGGCATCCGACTGGATGAACTGGATCAGCTGGTCCTCAATACCACCGGGGTATGCCTGTAGCTTTGTGCCGTTGGGCAGTACTACTTCTGCCAGCGTCCTGGTGGCGGGGGCGGGTGTTTCGGGTACAGCTGTACTGGTGTCTACAGGAGCAACAGCTGAAGTATCCGTAC includes:
- a CDS encoding sensor histidine kinase; its protein translation is MKARSIFQKVEILIATLLTGFWIFMLATNRNYSFERHQFTDNHIPYSFYTNYLQPNTAIALLSYLIFLFLTQYVETKTKGFFKVTLLICTYLLLAVGLSVCFTYIFAWRYGENGYATERDVVVSFFVEGFAVAAISFLFYLIYYGLKELLFSPLLKKKLKESNGSRILFIGLSILAWLIILIMLASNNAAPFAVILWSVVLPYALLVLYIHIYVLIPGLPVKSARSGYYLSRIIPIIILINFIATVFCKAATNGGSPFLGIYVLLLLWTGAVVVPLAWWIYKNQKEKLGLKSALGSSQANLSFLRSQINPHFLFNALNTLYGTALQENADRTGEGIQKLGDMMRFMLHENVQDKILLLREVEYLNNYIDLQKLRIVNSSDIIIQVKIDEPASGLQIAPMLLIPFIENAFKHGISLKEHSYITITLHTQNNVLYFDVQNSIHLKPDGDPEKLKSGIGLMNVKERLQLEYPDRHELVIRQTARDFFVHLTINL
- a CDS encoding TlpA family protein disulfide reductase; this translates as MMLRIIKMVILLLILVPVQAQFQLSGRIEGLKDSVIRIQVPFVYDFFAQSGLEVPVGKDGRFNFRFPLDKEKLVRVMYDKASVLVLARPGQSLVVGRANTGAGLKPTGGSLFKENKVLFEADPLEYPVFLEIDPIRDSLAKFEPDIIYARYIQPWIKHAQEKATAIEKTTISGRLKKLFIQEVRSAAYCKASEFAMQGFMKRDQLAAFYKRLYGSVSPKSTVSNPGPMYYWFVDYYNGYLESDAMNDLKASGNKKTEPLKYYTVSLDSGTALIKQKGKPYINWLAVKNTNSPDIAEAYLAQQVFTKYAEKDLKYASVLLKELKNTYPDSRYHPPLKKNVGELEVLLARNEHNKSIRIVDHYETITSVFPVIDSLKGKVVYLDIWGTWCGPCKQELKFTPQLKQYFKGKEVAFVYLDMDDDEKDAAWKEFIKVNELTGIHLRKTREQMAPFWKELLENAADKSEYYPQYFIFDKKGKLVVTKAERPSRKEVLYRQIESFLNQ
- a CDS encoding LytR/AlgR family response regulator transcription factor; protein product: MNAIAIDDEPIALEVIKTLSAKVPFIKLEGVFTNAFEAIDYLQKNKIDLIFLDIKMPDISGIELSRSLANPPMIIFTTAYTEHAVEGFELNAVDYLLKPFSLVRFIKACTKAQELFSLKNSKTQEVDAVFLKDGYEQVRVMLDEILYIEAAGNYLNVVLKNKKIMTRITINDMMQLLPAERFTRIHRSYIVARDKVTRFNKQSVFIDLLEFPIGNSYQFA
- a CDS encoding serine hydrolase domain-containing protein, whose translation is MRYPALTILVLFLYILRLPAQEFDRGKLDAYFDTLGANHLFMGSVMLARNGTPVYKRSVGYRNVKTGAKNNDSTLYHIGSISKTFTAALVLKAAEAGLVDTGATIAKFFPEIKNSDRITIAQLLRHRSGIANFTSSPSYRLWSTKPCTGKQLLDTIIAGGSDFEPGSKMAYSNSNYVLLTFILENIYHQSYAGILEKQIISPLKLERTVFGGKIDDARNDAHSYSYKEGWQPEPETDLSIPLGAGAIKSTPADLSRLVHALFGGNLVSPATLSRMQTAQDGAGIGMFPMTLAEKKGWGHTGGIDGFRSVYVYFPEDAVCLAVFANGDNYNLNTVAAAAVKAFYNLPFEIPEFSVFPVTEAELKPYTGNYTSAEVPLKITISTAGNVLQAHPTNQPVYTMRTIAKNKFRHDPTNVELEFNTTDGTMILLQNGHKVTFKKEIQL
- a CDS encoding M16 family metallopeptidase, yielding MIRFDRFTLENGLRVIVHQDTATPTVVMNILYDVGARDEVPEQTGFAHLFEHLMFGGSVNIPEYDEPLQLAGGENNAYTSNDLTNYYIQIPKENIETAFWLESDRMLSLAFSEKSLEVQRKVVCEEFKEHYLEKPYGDAWFKLRELAYKNHPYRWMTIGKELSHIENARLQDVKDFFFKHYRPNKAVMVIAGNITTEEVKALTEKWFGDIPAGEPVGRQLPAEQLQTEARKETITAAVPLDAFYKCWHMGNRLSAEYYVADLLTDILGGGESSRLFEKLVKELQLFVNIQCYHMGSIDPGIICIEGKLVKGVDMKRAEAAVEEVLRLLKETPVPESELQKVKNKTESIMAFEDMSLLNRANSLAFYELLGDAGMMNTELDRYGAVTTNDIRETAKKIFREENSSTLYYHSQD